A portion of the Pseudoalteromonas galatheae genome contains these proteins:
- a CDS encoding vWA domain-containing protein — MFEFSWPLAFLLLPLPWLIAKFKPSIAQTNINIRMPSAAKLQLASTTQLNKRAKVSLVETLIWLLLVTAAANPTWLDDPIVVPNEGRDIMLAVDLSDSMTEQDMEYQGRLVDRLSVVKAVVSDFIEARQGDRLGLILFGDTAFLQTPLTRDLATVSQMLSEAQIGLVGRATAIGDAIGLSVKRFGEREQSNKILILLTDGQNTAGNLQPEEALILAREEGIKIYTVGVGSDGRRGFGLFGFNSMAGSSIDEKTLQHIAKETGGQYFRAKDVEGLQNIYAMLDELEPISDETQTFRPKISLFYIPLLAILGLLFVAQLGVVLRTKLRG, encoded by the coding sequence ATGTTTGAGTTTAGTTGGCCCCTTGCCTTCTTATTGTTACCTCTGCCTTGGCTAATTGCGAAGTTTAAACCAAGTATCGCGCAGACCAACATCAATATTCGTATGCCAAGTGCCGCAAAGTTACAACTCGCGAGCACAACTCAACTCAATAAGCGCGCAAAAGTAAGCCTAGTGGAAACACTCATCTGGCTGTTACTGGTAACCGCAGCGGCAAACCCAACTTGGCTTGACGACCCAATCGTTGTGCCAAATGAGGGACGCGATATTATGCTTGCTGTTGACTTGTCGGATTCAATGACAGAGCAAGATATGGAATACCAAGGTCGCTTAGTGGACAGATTGTCTGTCGTCAAAGCCGTTGTTAGCGACTTTATCGAAGCACGCCAAGGAGATCGTCTGGGACTTATTCTTTTTGGTGACACCGCGTTTTTGCAAACGCCACTCACCCGAGATTTAGCGACGGTTAGCCAAATGCTTAGTGAGGCACAAATTGGTTTAGTTGGACGCGCCACAGCGATTGGCGATGCTATTGGTTTGTCGGTAAAGCGTTTTGGTGAACGTGAACAAAGTAACAAAATCTTGATTTTGCTGACCGATGGTCAAAACACCGCTGGCAACCTTCAACCTGAAGAAGCACTGATCTTAGCCCGAGAAGAAGGCATAAAGATTTATACCGTTGGTGTTGGCTCAGATGGTAGGCGCGGTTTTGGTTTATTTGGTTTTAATTCTATGGCTGGTAGTAGTATAGACGAGAAAACGTTGCAACATATCGCCAAAGAAACTGGTGGGCAATATTTTCGCGCAAAAGACGTGGAAGGCCTACAAAACATCTACGCTATGCTCGATGAGCTAGAGCCGATTAGTGATGAAACACAGACTTTCCGTCCTAAGATTTCACTGTTTTATATTCCTCTCCTCGCGATACTCGGCTTGCTTTTTGTGGCTCAGCTCGGTGTTGTACTAAGAACAAAATTAAGAGGGTAA
- a CDS encoding VWA domain-containing protein, giving the protein MEFEFIRPHLLWLLIPWVIYSALQWSKKSNQKSAQLIAPHLMKVVMGAGGQKHQKQSNSWLGIVFFLLAIIAVAGPSIEKQEVPVFKTQAPRVLVLDMSYSMYSTDLTPNRLTQARFKTLDMLKLFKEGETGLVAYAGDAFTVSPLTTDVTTLENLIPSLRPEIMPSKGSNVYAGIEEAVSLLTGASATYGDIILVTDGLEQEDAEDVQKLLSDSPFKLSIYALGTAQGAPIKLPEGGFLKDQYGQIVVPKLFPTRLEKLARVKGGKFASYTADSSDIETFKPNLGANTSVLKRDQESAKWRVDAGIYLLIVLIPLALLLVRNHAVILSALVVFAMLPQQKALANEWTQWFKNSDQNALQAYQNEAFDEAALADNPVLKGAALYKAGDYEGAVETLEQTSSAEGQYNLGNALARLGKLDDAISAYEKALSLDPDFTQAKDNKALVEALKDQQEQQDQQGQQDQQGQQDQQGQQDQQGQQDQQGQQEQQGQQDQKGQQDQQGQQDQQGQQDQQGQQDQQGQQEQQGQQDQQNPQAGSESEQNNNEPELDAARQDQQAADEQTQEQKQQQAQAVPKPDPEQSPQDEEKAQATMMQDSRPLTPEEIEKAQQLNQLLRKVPDDPAILLRNKMQLEAQQRKQRRLPRGAEKSW; this is encoded by the coding sequence ATGGAATTTGAATTTATTCGCCCACATCTGCTTTGGCTTCTTATTCCTTGGGTGATATATAGTGCGTTGCAATGGTCTAAAAAGTCCAATCAAAAATCAGCGCAACTTATCGCACCGCACCTGATGAAGGTGGTGATGGGAGCCGGTGGTCAAAAACACCAAAAACAAAGTAACTCTTGGCTTGGTATTGTGTTCTTTTTATTGGCCATTATTGCAGTTGCGGGACCAAGTATTGAAAAACAAGAAGTACCGGTATTTAAAACTCAGGCACCTAGAGTGTTAGTGCTGGATATGTCTTATTCTATGTATTCAACCGATCTCACGCCAAACCGCTTAACGCAAGCGAGATTTAAAACTTTAGACATGCTAAAGCTATTTAAAGAAGGCGAAACGGGTTTAGTCGCCTATGCAGGCGATGCTTTTACCGTGTCGCCCCTCACAACTGATGTCACCACTCTTGAGAATTTGATCCCGAGCCTTCGTCCAGAGATCATGCCCTCAAAAGGCTCTAATGTGTATGCCGGCATCGAAGAAGCCGTTAGCTTGTTAACAGGTGCAAGTGCAACCTATGGTGACATTATTTTGGTAACCGATGGACTTGAACAAGAAGACGCAGAAGATGTACAAAAGCTTCTTTCTGACAGCCCATTTAAGCTGAGTATCTATGCCTTAGGTACGGCGCAAGGCGCACCAATCAAATTACCTGAAGGCGGCTTTTTAAAAGACCAATATGGCCAGATAGTCGTGCCCAAGTTATTCCCAACTCGACTTGAAAAACTCGCTAGAGTAAAAGGTGGAAAATTTGCCAGCTATACTGCTGACAGCAGTGACATAGAGACATTTAAACCTAATTTGGGTGCAAATACATCGGTGCTTAAACGCGACCAAGAAAGTGCTAAGTGGCGAGTAGATGCGGGAATATATCTGTTGATTGTACTTATTCCACTCGCACTGCTATTGGTTCGAAATCACGCAGTTATACTCAGTGCTTTGGTTGTTTTTGCGATGTTGCCGCAGCAAAAAGCGCTGGCAAATGAATGGACGCAGTGGTTTAAAAATAGCGACCAAAACGCGCTGCAGGCCTACCAAAATGAAGCGTTTGATGAGGCCGCGCTTGCCGATAATCCGGTACTAAAAGGCGCAGCCCTTTATAAAGCCGGAGATTACGAAGGAGCGGTAGAAACACTCGAACAAACAAGCTCAGCAGAAGGCCAATACAATTTGGGCAATGCGCTAGCACGGCTTGGTAAGTTAGACGACGCGATTTCTGCCTACGAAAAAGCCTTGTCCTTAGATCCTGATTTTACGCAAGCGAAGGATAATAAAGCGTTAGTCGAAGCGTTAAAGGATCAGCAAGAGCAGCAAGACCAACAAGGTCAGCAAGACCAACAAGGTCAGCAAGACCAACAAGGTCAGCAGGACCAACAAGGTCAGCAGGACCAACAAGGTCAGCAAGAGCAACAAGGTCAGCAGGACCAAAAAGGTCAGCAGGACCAACAAGGTCAGCAGGACCAACAAGGTCAGCAAGACCAACAAGGTCAGCAAGACCAACAAGGTCAGCAGGAGCAACAAGGTCAGCAAGACCAACAGAATCCACAAGCAGGAAGTGAGTCAGAACAAAACAATAACGAGCCAGAGCTAGATGCTGCCCGTCAAGACCAGCAAGCAGCTGACGAACAAACTCAAGAGCAAAAACAACAGCAAGCACAAGCCGTACCTAAGCCCGATCCCGAGCAATCACCGCAGGATGAAGAAAAGGCACAGGCTACAATGATGCAAGATAGTCGGCCACTTACCCCTGAAGAAATTGAGAAAGCGCAACAGCTTAATCAACTGCTTAGAAAAGTACCTGATGATCCGGCCATATTATTGAGAAATAAAATGCAACTAGAAGCACAACAACGCAAACAAAGACGTCTACCAAGAGGAGCTGAAAAATCATGGTAA
- a CDS encoding DUF4381 domain-containing protein: MQVNPLDQLNDVVIPQSVSWWPLSYPMWGAICVLLTIFGATCWLLYRRQQFLKAKKEAVKLSHSQDNAQALHTILKRLVKHYYGDTAASRSGQEWLSLQARLTRVELTQQELDSLYAPTQDPALSDKLCRAINTFKVKERLDV; this comes from the coding sequence ATGCAAGTCAATCCACTCGACCAGCTTAATGACGTGGTCATCCCTCAAAGCGTGAGCTGGTGGCCACTTTCTTATCCAATGTGGGGAGCCATTTGTGTTCTACTCACAATATTTGGGGCTACGTGTTGGCTATTATATCGTCGCCAACAATTTTTAAAGGCAAAAAAGGAAGCCGTAAAACTGAGTCATTCGCAGGATAATGCCCAAGCATTACACACCATACTCAAACGTTTAGTAAAACATTATTATGGTGATACCGCTGCGAGTAGATCGGGCCAAGAATGGTTATCGCTGCAAGCAAGACTCACACGCGTTGAACTCACTCAACAAGAGCTCGACTCGTTATATGCACCGACTCAAGACCCCGCACTCAGCGATAAACTATGTCGTGCGATTAATACCTTCAAAGTGAAGGAGCGTCTCGATGTTTGA